From Arachis stenosperma cultivar V10309 chromosome 2, arast.V10309.gnm1.PFL2, whole genome shotgun sequence, one genomic window encodes:
- the LOC130963104 gene encoding uncharacterized protein LOC130963104, with product MDEQIGDISNGYATEDIDSYERDSDDMIKKKRFSKYDEAEMCREYEFKVGLEFKTLSQFKDAIKEHVLLNGRDVKYKKNDNLRCRVVCKGQKEKCKWICFASKVGGSDCFRIKTLKGKHTCGRSYSGRLASSEWISKRIVNNISRGEDMRLTTIIQTTQDKYMANVSVGKAYWVRRKARKEVHGRAILQYAKLRDYCAEILRKNPGSKLNIIVDRPSLTHQPRFMRMYTCLDSVKQGFLVGCRPIIGVDGCHLKGDHGQQLLVAVGRDPNDNYFSIAVAAVEAETKDSWGWFLDLLLDDIGESRR from the coding sequence ATGGATGAACAAATTGGAGACATTTCGAATGGCTATGCAACTGAAGACATAGATAGTTATGAGAGAGATTCTGATGACATGATTAAGAAAAAAAGGTTTTCTAAGTATGATGAGGCAGAAATGTGTAGAGAGTATGAGTTTAAGGTTGGGTTGGAGTTCAAAACACTGTCCCAGTTTAAAGATGCAATTAAGGAGCATGTCTTATTGAATGGGAGAGATGTTAAGTACAAGAAGAATGACAATTTGAGGTGCAGAGTTGTGTGTAAGGGACAAAAAGAAAAGTGCAAGTGGATTTGCTTTGCAAGTAAGGTAGGAGGATCTGATTGTTTTAGGATAAAAACCTTAAAGGGCAAGCATACCTGTGGGAGGAGTTATAGTGGTAGGCTTGCTTCTAGTGAGTGGATTTCAAAAAGGATTGTCAACAACATTAGTCGTGGAGAAGATATGCGGCTGACCACTATTATTCAAACAACTCAGGATAAGTATATGGCAAATGTTAGTGTTGGAAAGGCTTACTGGGTAAGGAGAAAAGCAAGGAAAGAAGTACATGGAAGGGCCATACTACAATATGCCAAATTGAGGGATTATTGTGCTGAGATTTTAAGGAAAAATCCAGGGTCCAAGCTTAATATTATTGTGGATAGGCCATCTTTAACACACCAACCACGATTCATGAGGATGTACACGTGCCTCGATTCGGTGAAGCAGGGCTTCTTGGTTGGTTGTAGGCCAATCATAGGAGTGGACGGGTGTCACTTGAAAGGGGACCATGGTCAACAGTTACTAGTTGCAGTAGGGAGGGATCCTAATGACAATTATTTTTCAATTGCTGTTGCAGCAGTGGAGGCGGAAACAAAGGACAGCTGGGGATGGTTCCTTGATTTGTTGCTGGATGATATCGGTGAATCAAGAAGATGA